A window of the Helianthus annuus cultivar XRQ/B chromosome 4, HanXRQr2.0-SUNRISE, whole genome shotgun sequence genome harbors these coding sequences:
- the LOC110883018 gene encoding wiskott-Aldrich syndrome protein family member 1-like, with protein MSSSESGLSDTDDPMAIVSDDEIIPEPEIFTFDTESDSKMMSDDDDDFQPFALPDFGDDLPLANGIPDEDPFVIPNPVHDHLIIGDPDGEHVVAPILAPVPLMVIPPEDWPFDDLFDNDFGLFVDGPPDDAHGDGELDEDVVTIPLLGIPVIEISSNSSLHSVPDSFESVPSSALQAVGLRRYATDSDDDTTMSAAPSPPHDFEPGLEPVFVPADQPVDAPADPELIPAPEPLPDLDLIPFGLPDIAPLIPDPVPAPADPPVIEPVTPPLAPAPADVVPFHPVESDVHCVDLPIVFLQDIPAPRPGEGTSGQQPSHDPHVSAAFPHIPQSASSARFTSSPLDEPF; from the coding sequence ATGTCATCATCCGAGAGTGGATTGTCCGATACTGATGACCCTATGGCTATTGTTTCTGACGATGAGATCATCCCCGAGCCAGAGATCTTTACTTTCGATACAGAGAGTGACTCGAAGATGATGTCCGATGacgacgacgatttccagccATTTGCACTGCCCGATTTTGGAGATGACTTACCGCTTGCTAATGGTATCCCAGACGAGGATCCTTTTGTTATTCCCAATCCAGTTCACGATCATCTTATCATCGGTGACCCCGACGGTGAGCATGTCGTGGCACCGATCCTCGCTCCCGTTCCTCTCATGGTCATCCCACCGGAGGATTGGCCttttgatgatctttttgacAATGATTTTGGTCTGTTTGTTGATGGTCCTCCCGATGACGCTCATGGCGATGGAGAGCTCGATGAGGACGTTGTTACTATTCCACTTCTTGGGATCCCCGTTATTGAGATTTCTTCTAACTCTAGTTTACACTCTGTCccagattcctttgagtctgtgcCATCTTCCGCCTTACAGGCAGTTGGATTGCGACGTTATGCcactgattctgatgatgatacGACCATGTCAGCTGCACCATCCCCTCCACATGACTTTGAGCCTGGACTTGAGCCCGTTTTTGTCCCTGCTGATCAGCCTGTTGATGCACCTGCTGATCCTGAGCTGATACCTGCTCCTGAGCCTTTGCCTGATCTTGACCTTATTCCATTTGGCTTACCTGACATTGCACCTCTCATACCTGATCCAGTTCCTGCACCCGCTGACCCTCCTGTTATTGAGCCAGTCACTCCTCCACTTGCACCCGCACCTGCTGATGTTGTTCCTTTTCACCCAGTGGAGTCTGATGTTCACTGTGTTGATCTCCCTATTGTTTTCTTGCAGGACATACCTGCACCCCGTCCAGGGGAGGGCACTTCTGGCCAGCAGCCTAGTCATGACCCTCATGTTTCAGCAGCTTTCCCACACATACCTCAGTCTGCATCTTCTGCTCGTTTTACTTCTTCACCACTTGATGAGCCATTCTGA